The Flavobacteriales bacterium genome segment TCACGGCATCATCCACCTGTTGAAAGCAGAAATCCAGCGCATTGCCCGATTTCTTCTTCATGTCAATCAGTCCGAGGCCTGCGCCACCTTTTGTAGAGAATTTCACTACGGTCTGCTTCATGATAACGCCATAGAGGAACTTGATCTCCTCGTCATTCAGGCTATTGATCTTCAGAAGCTTGTCCTCCAACACGGGGCATTCCTCGTTCGCAATCAGATTACCGATGGTGATGGTAATGTTGCTTGCATCCTTGGCAACGAGAAATAACGGACGAAGATCATACGCTTTGCCATCCAATGGAAACGAATGCAGTTGCAGATTCTGCAGTGTTTCGATGGCAATGTTGACAATCTTGCGCTTCTTCTGTCTATCAACAGAAAGTGAGTCTAATATTTCTTCAATCTTTGGTAGGGTGTCAAGCAATACCTTCTTGTCCACGGCTCCTTCATGTTCATAAAGAACCGTTTCCTCTCCGATCAAAGCATATTTATTGATTCCCTCAGCCATTCCTCAGTTATTCCACCAAATGGTATTTACGAATTCGAGCTCATTTGGTTACTCAAACTTGCTCATCCTCCTGTTTATTACATTTCCTTGGGTCTGAAGCGTGAAAACGTAGAGGCCGGCAGCCACTTCCGGAACGTCAATTTCCAAGTAATGAAGCCCATCTCGCATGGTGCCAAAATCTTTCTCCAAAACGGTTTTTCCAGAGATGTCAGTCAATTTGATGCTCACATTTTCCTGTTCAAACAGATTGAATTGAACCACAAAGCGATCTAAGAATGGATTTGGGTATGAGCTGATCACAACAGGCGATTTGGCTAAT includes the following:
- a CDS encoding DUF6272 family protein yields the protein MAEGINKYALIGEETVLYEHEGAVDKKVLLDTLPKIEEILDSLSVDRQKKRKIVNIAIETLQNLQLHSFPLDGKAYDLRPLFLVAKDASNITITIGNLIANEECPVLEDKLLKINSLNDEEIKFLYGVIMKQTVVKFSTKGGAGLGLIDMKKKSGNALDFCFQQVDDAVSYFNLKISVPC